In one window of Aphidius gifuensis isolate YNYX2018 linkage group LG4, ASM1490517v1, whole genome shotgun sequence DNA:
- the LOC122854277 gene encoding 60S ribosomal export protein NMD3: MEHDGTMECRELVESIKTMQHQILCCRCGTLIEPNPSNMCVACLRSEVDITEGIPKQATLHFCRGCERYLQPPNDWIHAALESRELLQVCLKKLKGLQRVKLIDAGFVWTEPHSKRIRVKLTVHAEVVGGTVLEQVFIVEFIVNHQMCDDCHRTEAQNYWRASVQVRQKSINKKTFFYLEQLILKHKAHEQTLGIKPIHEGIDFFYSNESGARKMVDFLTSVLPCRYDHSKKLISHDIHSNIYNYKFTYSVEIVPISKDSVVCLSKKLAHQLGDISPVALVYRTTNSLNLIDVSSGQIADVSATVYWRHPFNSICNPKQLTQYTVMDIEPIVATERKIFPGQGAISHKHVIADVWLVKSSDVGIDHNPVHTRTHLGHLLKPGDEALGYAVGDSNINDANFDKLSSNDVPDIILVKKFYGHDKTARRRARMWKLKHLNENVVSNDTDNEDYNEFLDDIDDSPEFRENINVYLDPKRRPAVDTNDIDPCLPGVTLDEMLNDFTFTDDSEMTIADE, encoded by the exons atggagCACGACGGAACAATGGAGTGTCGTGAATTGGTAGAATCTATTAAAACAATGCAACACCAAAT attGTGTTGTCGTTGTGGAACTTTGATTGAGCCAAATCCATCAAATATGTGTGTTGCATGTTTAAGATCAGAGGTTGATATAACTGAGGGTATTCCCAAACAAGCAACATTACATTTTTGTCGTGGTTGTGAAAGATATCTTCAACCACCAAATGATTGGATTCATGCTGCACTTGAATCACGTGAATTATTACaagtatgtttaaaaaaacttaaagGTTTACAGCGTGTTAAACTTATTGATGCTGGTTTTGTATGGACAGAACCACATTCTAAAAGAATAAGAGTTAAATTAACAGTACATGCTGAAGTTGTTGGTGGTACTGTTTTGGAACAagtatttattgttgaatttattgttaatcatcAAATGTGTGATGATTGTCATCGTACTGAAGCACAAAATTATTGGCGTGCATCTGTACAAGTACgacaaaaatcaattaataaaaaaacatttttttatcttgagcAACTTATTCTAAAGCATAAAGCACATGAACAAACACTTGGTATTAAACCAATTCATGAaggtattgattttttttattcaaatgaatCTGGTGCAAGAAAAATGGTTGATTTTTTAACATCTGTATTACCATGTCGTTATGATCattcaaagaaattaatatcACATGATATTCACAGTAATATTTACAACTACAAATTTACATACAG TGTTGAAATTGTACCAATATCAAAGGACAGTGTTGTATGTTTGTCTAAAAAATTGGCACATCAACTTGGTGATATAAGTCCAGTAGCACTTGTTTACAGAACAAcaaattcattgaatttaattgacGTATCATCTGGTCAAA TTGCTGATGTTAGTGCAACAGTTTACTGGAGACATCCATTCAACAGCATTTGCAATCCAAAACAATTGACTCAGTATACTGTCATGGACATTGAGCCAATTGTTGCaacagaaagaaaaatatttccaggCCAAGGTGCCATTTCACacaag CATGTTATTGCTGATGTTTGGCTTGTTAAATCATCGGATGTTGGTATTGATCATAACCCAGTTCACACACGTACACATTTGGGTCATTTGCTTAAACCTGGTGACGAAGCATTGgg ATATGCAGTTGGTGACAGTAATATTAATGATGCCAACTTTGATAAGCTATCAAGCAACGATGTGCCAGACataattttagttaaaaaattctatgGACATGATAAAACAGCAAGAAGAAGAGCAAGAATGTGGAAACTCAaacatttaaatgaaaatgtcgTTAGCAATGATACTGATAACGA GGATTACAATGAATTTTTGGATGACATTGATGACAGTCCAGAATTccgtgaaaatataaatgtttatttggaTCCAAAAAGAAGACCTGCTGTTGATACAAATGACATTGATCCATGTTTACCAGGTGTTACACTCGATGAAATGCTTAATGATTTTACTTTTACTGATGATTCCGAAATGACTATTGCTGATGAGTGA
- the LOC122854276 gene encoding sphingomyelin phosphodiesterase 1-like: protein MRFYIIYLCLLFISFDIILCTNNNDDEVNCTLISNEIENWATIGIKTKRFNNIMNDLSLPSSWQKIDWTNFVDGIKSTLLCTICKSVAKSIINLHRTGVPDDKLKKTITELCVILNIQSEAVCQGVVSLNLPIFLYIIDHDSTINHNDICGLVLQNQDCTGTIALQRYEWSINVDKNNKRFVNKKLSKQRYKILQVTDIHYDPLYEANGSADCNEPTCCRKGQYHINDQPILAGYWGDFNNCDSPWHAVTDALDNMASQHKDIDYVYFTGDIIDHGIWQTSRQGNTESLIKTFNKIIDTFNDTPVYPILGNHEPHPLNLFSPDSIVADELSTKWLYKLMADTWINAGWLPESTRQTIQRGGYYTVVPRNGLRVIALNNNIAYILNWWLIYEPEDPNGQLKWLNDVLREAEDRGEAVHLLAHVPSGSIQIQHTWSREYNKIINRFSHIIAAQFNGHTHNDELNLIFNDDKQVINVAWNGGSITPYAFLNSNYKVYTVNADSFAIENFDNWMYNLTEANLTPNKSPNWFKSYSFKEEYNLQDLSYESLNNWLLNMTKNVTLQQQYRRNFHKNASPELDKYCDEECLRKIVCQIVTGKSDDDPNCEYFKNL from the exons ATGCGGTtctacataatatatttatgcttgttatttatttcatttgatattattttgtgtacCAACAATAATG ATGATGAAGTTAATTGtacattaatatcaaatgaaattgaaaattgggCAACAATTGGTATTAAAACAAaacgttttaataatattatgaatgatttatcattaccATCATCATGGCAAAAAATTGACTGgacaaattttgttgatggtattaaatcaacattattatGTACAATATGTAAATCAGTAgcaaaatcaattattaatcttCATCGTACTGGTGTAcctgatgataaattaaaaaaaacaataactgaactttgtgttattttaaatatacaatcaGAAGCTGTTTGTCAAGGTGTTGTTAGTCTAAAtttg ccaatatttttatacatcatTGATCATGATTCAACAATAAATCACAATGACATTTGTGGCCTTGTTCTTCAAAATCAAGATTGCACTGGTACGATTGCACTGCAAAGATATGAATGGTCAAtcaatgttgataaaaataataaacgttttgttaataaaaaattaagtaaacaaAGATATAAAATACTTCAAGTAACAGATATACATTATGATCCATTGTATGAAGCAAATGGAAGTGCTGATTGCAATGAACCAACATGTTGTAGAAAAGGACAATATCATATTAATGATCAACCAATATTAGCTGGTTATTGGGGTGATTTTAATAACTGTGATTCACCTTGGCATGCTGTTACTGATGCACTTGATAACATGGCATCACAACATAaa gatattgattatgtttattttactGGTGATATTATTGATCATGGTATTTGGCAAACATCAAGACAAGGAAATACtgaaagtttaattaaaacatttaataaaataattgatacttTTAATGATACACCAGTTTATCCAATACTTGGAAATCATGAGCCACATcctttaaattt ATTTTCTCCAGATAGTATTGTTGCTGATGAGCTGTCAACAAAATGGTTATACAAATTGATGGCTGATACCTGGATCAATGCTGGCTGGTTACCAGAATCAACAAGACAAACAATTCAACGTGGAGGATATTATACAGTTGTACCTAGAAATGGTTTACGTGTTATAGcattaaacaataacattgcatacattttaaattg gtGGTTAATATACGAGCCTGAAGATCCAAATGGACAATTAAAATGGCTAAATGATGTTCTGCGTGAAGCTGAAGACAGAGGTGAAGCTGTTCATCTTCTTGCTCATGTACCAAGTGGTTCAATTCAAATTCAACACACTTGGAGTCGtgaatacaataaaataattaacagatTTTCACATATTATTGCTGCACAATTTAATGGTCATACCCATAATGatgaattgaatttaatttttaatgatgataaacaaGTTATTAATGTTGCATGGAATGGTGGTAGTATAACACCatatgcatttttaaattcaaattataaagTTTATACTGTTAATGCTGATTCATTT gctattgaaaattttgataattggaTGTACAATCTTACTGAGGCTAATTTAACACCAAATAAATCACCAAACTGGTTCAAATCTTATTCATTTAAGGaggaatataatttacaagatTTATCATatgaaagtttaaataattggcTATTAAATATGACTAAAAATGTTACacttcaacaacaatatcgaag aaattttcataaaaatgcATCACCAGAGTTGGATAAATATTGTGATGAAGAATGTTTGAGAAAAATTGTCTGTCAAATTGTCACAGGTAAAAGTGATGATGATCCtaattgtgaatattttaaaaatctttaa
- the LOC122854278 gene encoding ubiquinol-cytochrome-c reductase complex assembly factor 1 encodes MQALSVIKIVGSTLSSSRNVTLRFATFSRCLSPVLVNKNNNIDKQLIHTTAVVPVALNSFANSDSYVNRTRDFFKYHLFQKYKLRAKGFYLYRFIVDTIDHVGFIQDYRMADTFFSWFLITELHVWMMMVRLQDAGREGPDLIKNLVAAMWQDAHIRKKQLGKVKESTVREHMQEIGFQFNAAIIGYDEGIMTNDKVLAGALWRRLFQSECNNPEHLEQLVIYVHKTMKMLDDLPHETLFRASQIAWIDHKKCSPSIK; translated from the exons atgcAGGCATTGTCTGTTATCaaa ATTGTTGGATCAACACTGTCATCAAGTAGAAATGTTACTCTACGTTTTGCAACATTTTCACGTTGTTTATCACCGGtattagtaaataaaaataacaatattgataaacaattgattCATACAACAGCAGTTGTTCCAGTTGCATTAAATTCTTTTGCTAATTCAGATAGTTATGTCAATAGAACTCGtgattttttcaagtatcatCTCTTTCAGAAGTAT aaATTGAGAGCAAAAGGATTTTACTTGTATcgatttattgttgatactaTTGATCATGTTGGATTTATACAAG ATTACAGAATGGctgatacatttttttcatggTTTCTTATTACTGAATTACACGTATGGATGATGATGGTTAGACTACAAGATGCAGGAAGAGAAGGACcagatttaattaaaaatcttgtTGCAGCAATGTGGCAAGATGCacatataagaaaaaaacaacttgga aaaGTCAAAGAATCAACAGTCAGAGAACACATGCAAGAAATTGGATTTCAATTTAATGCAGCTATCATTGGATATGATGAAGGAATCATGACAAATGACAAAGTACTTGCTGGAGCATTATGGAGACGATTATTCCAATCAGAATGCAATAATCCAGAACATTTAGAACAACTAGTTATTTATGTTCATAAAACG ATGAAAATGCTTGATGATTTACCACATGAGACACTTTTTAGAGCATCTCAAATTGCCTGGATTGATCATAAAAAATGTTCAccttcaattaaataa
- the LOC122854280 gene encoding putative uncharacterized protein DDB_G0281251, translated as MKAKTKTKKSVGKLGRLKYPAKKESPINNDEGEDLSLLRKPIDTSLTSLRQIVKLFDNGSDEVKSILDYECDIIYECRICRSLTRSFASFLSHKRVYCQQKYDVTFYKDAHNHSSINPYKSKECSPSVVDQDTKENYKTKNQVTKEPCKKDLTSVVEMLQKKRKEDEEINNKPIRIISDNEQVLLEVMHKNNVAYQSVIEPENTKIEENDLMKAQTSEIQNILECDTAVLGPDGHLIEINTFEKITRPKPIFTKKDDDKTTALNTSLTCSLCNSKFSTKKTLTFHMKSLHTPHRMVYPCPLCSTLFTNPWGVYRHLFKIHRKTNEQVRKMRDQIQEKAYKTSTTRAQDIEKYCANEKLNNSLTNGYFKKNETEEWMAHLESDGDFQQCGGCGKKFDRKAALLSHSQICQKRIAARTDARASRQRQKMAAEINIDSSTTSTTAATATVPSITSSSSSSTLVNNNSISVKDIINTILPPKVKSPTFIDKDDLRSLPNIANISSSVTITRLKQEPVYETSTRTIDGNDTWDKNNYNTKKFNDNSKDDLAIISIKKEIKKEDVTIAPIDIKLNNVKQEDSIIISPINTNLNNDIKKEDSHCDDDPQVLYTNIDQINKNNSTVVSGSRKRKLRKNKIASSTPNCDKRCAKIVSVNNTSDDRPTTPITPDNDAPVSDRVTAIERRIATIADLDKLLCLLCDTKFTNMVHLRRHMVIHINWNRYRCNLCDFVCFDKSDAVGHCNKKHQAKNNKTIIDSIIEEIQPDNDVTDSTKNNQQNGDNNDDKIKAKAVDESIVPTNEHVSSTDEIQHIKNGETKRHSISDDEYNGFSDQEINEISSRSKKSKLDEDPELRRMVMEVIFGPASTTATATTTTTTTLLDDTQTSPSKSIDDNDNSTSTSSSSSPVLMIDDSCSNNDSPKSNESIKCQDDRLRPSRNRSKPIKKDFIYDIDNALRYRKTNDKLLSNNDLTNDNNSIDILNFNKTNLNNSIFNDKNNKLPDIIVGNK; from the exons ATGAAGGCCAAGACAAAAACAAAGAAGAGTGTTGGGAAATTAGGTAGATTAAAATATCCAGCAAAAAAAGAGTCACCAATAAATAATGACGAAGGTGAAGATTTGTCGTTGTTAAGAAAACCAATTGATACAAGCTTAACAAGTTTACGACAAATTGTAAAGCTATTTGATAATGGTAGTGATGAAGTTAAATCAATATTGGATTATGAAtgtgatattatttatgaatgtaGAATATGTCGTAGTTTAACAAGATCATTTGCTAGTTTTTTATCACATAAACGTGTTTattgtcaacaaaaatatgaTGTTACATTTTATAAAGATGCACATAATCATTCAAGCATT aaTCCATATAAATCAAAGGAGTGCAGTCCAAGTGTTGTTGATCAagatacaaaagaaaattataaaactaaaaatcaaGTAACAAAAGAACCATGTAAAAAAGATTTAACATCAGTTGTTGaaatgttacaaaaaaaacgtaaagaagatgaagaaataaataataaaccaatAAGAATAATAAGTGATAATGAACAGGTATTACTTGAAGTTatgcataaaaataatgttgcatATCAAAGTGTAATTGAGcctgaaaatacaaaaattgaagaaaatgatttaatgaaaGCACAAACAAgtgaaatacaaaatatacttGAATGTGATACAGCTGTACTTGGTCCAGATGgtcatttaattgaaataaatacatttgaaaaaataacaagaccAAAaccaatatttacaaaaaaagatgatgataaaacaacAGCATTAAATACAAGTTTAACATGTTCATTAtgtaattcaaaattttcaactaaaaaaacattaacattTCATATGAAATCATTACATACACCACATAGAATGGTATATCCATGTCCATTATGTTCAACATTATTTACAAATCCATGGGGTGTTTAtcgtcatttatttaaaatacatagaaaaacaaatgaacAAGTACGTAAAATGCGTGATCAAATACAAGAAAAAGCATataaaac ATCAACAACACGTGCAcaagatattgaaaaatattgtgcaaatgaaaaattaaataattcattaacaaatggttattttaaaaaaaatgaaactgaAGAATGGATGGCACATCTTGAGAGTGATGGTGATTTTCAACAATGTGGTGGTTgtggtaaaaaatttgatagaaaagcAGCATTATTATCACATTCACAAATATGTCAAAAAAGAATTGCAGCACGTACTGATGCACGTGCATCAAGACAACGTCAAAAAATGGCTGctgaaattaatattgattcatcaacaacatcaacaacagcagctACAGCAACAGTACCATCaattacatcatcatcatcatcatcaacacttgttaataacaatagtaTAAGTGTCAAAGATATTATCAATACAATATTACCACCAAAAGTTAAATCACCaacatttattgataaagatGATTTACGTAGTTTACCAAATATTGCAAATATATCATCATCTGTTACAATAACAAGATTAAAACAAGAACCCGTATATGAAACATCAACACGTACTATTGATGGCAATGATACAtgggataaaaataattataatacaaaaaaatttaatgataatagcAAAGATGATCTTGCAATAAtaagtattaaaaaagaaattaaaaaagaagacGTAACAATTGCTccaattgatataaaattaaataatgttaaacaagaagattcaataataatttcaccaattaatacaaatttaaataatgatattaaaaaagaagatagccattgtgatgatgatccacaagttttatatacaaatattgatcaaataaataaaaataattcaacagttGTTAGTGGtagtagaaaaagaaaattacgtaaaaataaaatagcatcATCAACACCAAATTGTGATAAACGTTGTGCTAAAATTGTTAGTGTTAATAATACATCAGATGATAGACCAACAACACCAATAACACCAGATAATGATGCACCAGTATCTGATCGTGTTACAGCAATTGAACGTAGAATAGCAACAATTGCTgatttagataaattattatgtctTCTTTGTGAtactaaatttacaaatatggTACATTTAAGAAGACACATGGTTATTCATATTAATTGGAATCGTTATCGTTGTAATTTATGTGATTTTGTATGTTTTGATAAATCTGATGCTGTTGGACACTGcaataaaaaacatcaagctaaaaataataaaacaattattgatagTATTATTGAAGAAATACAACCAGACAATGATGTAACAGATTCTacgaaaaataatcaacaaaatggtgataataatgatgataaaattaaagctAAAGCTGTTGATGAATCAATAGTACCTACAAATGAACACGTGTCATCAACTGATGAAATTCAACATATTAAAAATg GTGAAACAAAACGTCATTCAATATCTGATGATGAATATAATGGTTTTTCTGatcaagaaataaatgaaatatcatCACGttctaaaaaaagtaaacttgATGAAGATCCAGAACTTCGTAGAATGGTTATGGAGGTTATATTTGGTCCAGCATCAAcgacagcaacagcaacaacaacaacaacaacaacactttTAGATGACACTCAAACAAGTCCatcaaaatcaattgatgataatgataattcaacTAGTACTAGTAGTTCATCAAGTCCAGTATTAATGATTGATGACAGTTGCTCAAATAATGATTCaccaaaatcaaatgaatcaaTTAAATGTCAAGATGATCGTTTACGACCATCAAGAAATAGATCAAaaccaattaaaaaagattttatttatgatattgataatgcaTTAAGATATcgtaaaacaaatgataaattattatcgaataatgatttaacaaatgataataattcaattgacattttaaatttcaataaaacaaatttaaataattcaatatttaatgataaaaataacaaacttcCAGATATTATCGTGggtaataaatga